A section of the Methanocaldococcus sp. FS406-22 genome encodes:
- a CDS encoding archaemetzincin family Zn-dependent metalloprotease, with translation MIMRICIQPVGDVDIEILNFLKKKLQDIFGICEILPKIDIPIYAYDSIRQQFNSTLILKSLPNVCDVILGVVDVDIYADNLNFVFGEAELFGRRALISLTRLRPEFYGLPPNKDILKIRALKEAMHEIGHVLGLMHCENRECVMSFSNSIIDVDLKDWKYCEKCLKKLRDRGIYISI, from the coding sequence ATGATTATGAGAATTTGTATTCAACCGGTTGGAGATGTTGATATTGAGATTTTAAATTTTTTAAAGAAAAAACTTCAAGACATCTTTGGAATTTGTGAAATACTTCCCAAAATAGACATTCCTATTTATGCTTATGATTCCATTAGACAGCAGTTTAACTCTACATTAATATTAAAATCACTTCCAAATGTATGTGATGTCATTTTAGGAGTTGTAGATGTTGATATTTACGCTGATAATTTAAATTTTGTATTTGGTGAAGCAGAGTTGTTTGGTAGAAGGGCATTAATATCTTTAACAAGATTGAGACCTGAATTTTATGGATTGCCACCAAATAAAGATATCTTAAAAATTAGAGCTTTAAAAGAAGCTATGCATGAAATAGGGCATGTTTTGGGATTAATGCACTGTGAAAATAGGGAATGTGTGATGAGTTTTTCAAACTCTATTATTGATGTGGATTTAAAGGACTGGAAGTATTGTGAAAAATGCTTAAAAAAGCTAAGGGATAGGGGTATTTACATTTCAATTTAA
- a CDS encoding UbiA family prenyltransferase: protein MEKLKAYLELIRAKNCITASIGGIIGYLISSNFEIDILKCILVFFVVFFVCAYGNVINDIFDIEIDKINKPFRPLPSGKIKLEEAKTFSAILLILGLALSIFINIYALIIAVVNAVLLYLYAKKYKRYKPVGNFIIGYLTGSVFLFGGVAGKNVMPVVILFLCSLLSIWGREIVKDFEDIEGDKKEGVVSLPITYGKKALYFAIFLAILAVVLSPLPYILKIFEIYYLILIVICDILFIYAMALLLKNPNKETASKVSKFLKTIMNIVLLAFIVGAIKL, encoded by the coding sequence ATGGAAAAACTAAAAGCTTATTTAGAACTTATTAGAGCTAAAAACTGCATAACTGCATCTATTGGAGGAATTATAGGTTATTTAATCTCATCAAACTTTGAGATTGATATTTTAAAATGTATTTTAGTATTTTTTGTTGTATTTTTTGTTTGTGCCTATGGAAATGTAATAAACGATATCTTTGATATTGAGATAGATAAGATAAATAAACCATTTAGGCCTTTACCTTCTGGAAAGATTAAATTGGAAGAGGCAAAAACATTTTCAGCCATATTATTAATTTTGGGCTTAGCTCTCTCAATATTTATAAATATATATGCGTTAATTATAGCTGTGGTTAATGCCGTCCTCCTCTACCTATATGCAAAAAAATACAAACGATATAAACCAGTTGGGAATTTTATTATTGGTTATTTAACTGGCTCTGTATTTCTATTTGGTGGAGTTGCTGGAAAAAATGTTATGCCAGTTGTTATTTTGTTTTTATGCTCTTTACTTTCAATTTGGGGCAGGGAAATAGTTAAAGATTTTGAAGATATTGAGGGGGATAAAAAAGAGGGAGTTGTTTCACTACCAATAACATATGGTAAAAAAGCCTTATATTTTGCCATATTTTTGGCAATTTTGGCAGTTGTATTGAGTCCTTTACCATATATACTAAAAATATTTGAAATATACTATCTAATCTTGATAGTAATTTGCGATATCTTATTTATCTATGCTATGGCTTTATTATTAAAGAACCCAAATAAAGAAACTGCATCAAAGGTTTCAAAATTTTTAAAAACCATAATGAACATTGTTCTTTTAGCATTCATTGTTGGGGCTATAAAACTATAA
- a CDS encoding nucleotidyltransferase domain-containing protein gives MGMENYKHIIDINMLRYLFSPYVVFIYGSTVTKTKVNKWKIYSDIDLIIVLDDEKKKSVSTLKRDYLLNKFCNLTDKRFDVIWISKSEYEKLVNNKTFKSFLKKCEVLYIGDDEWFQKTWLKIRDYTIY, from the coding sequence ATGGGAATGGAAAACTACAAACATATTATTGATATAAATATGTTAAGATATTTGTTTAGCCCTTATGTGGTGTTTATATATGGCTCGACTGTGACTAAGACTAAAGTAAATAAATGGAAAATATACTCAGATATAGATCTTATTATAGTTTTAGATGATGAAAAAAAGAAAAGTGTATCAACTTTAAAAAGAGATTATTTACTCAATAAATTTTGTAACTTGACAGATAAACGTTTTGATGTAATATGGATATCAAAAAGTGAATATGAAAAATTAGTTAATAATAAAACTTTCAAATCTTTTTTAAAGAAATGTGAAGTTCTGTATATAGGGGATGATGAATGGTTCCAAAAGACGTGGCTCAAAATCAGAGATTATACAATCTATTAA
- a CDS encoding pyridoxamine 5'-phosphate oxidase family protein: MVKLNEDMVKSLENEVVFIATASKDGIPNVAAMRAVKVLDAEKGIVLIADNFMNKTLKNILENPRVALTTANCRDMPYQYKGTAEYYTEGEYLKIAEEVDKALKPELKPKGAVVIKITEIYNLKSGPDAGKLIAKDK, encoded by the coding sequence ATGGTAAAGCTAAATGAAGATATGGTTAAATCCTTAGAAAACGAAGTAGTATTTATAGCTACAGCATCAAAGGATGGTATTCCAAATGTAGCAGCTATGAGGGCAGTTAAAGTTTTAGATGCTGAGAAAGGAATTGTTTTGATAGCAGATAACTTCATGAATAAAACCTTAAAAAATATCTTAGAAAATCCAAGAGTTGCTTTAACAACTGCAAACTGCAGAGATATGCCTTATCAATATAAAGGAACTGCTGAATACTACACAGAGGGTGAGTATCTAAAAATAGCTGAAGAAGTTGATAAAGCATTAAAGCCAGAGTTGAAACCAAAAGGAGCTGTTGTTATAAAAATAACTGAAATCTACAACTTAAAATCTGGACCCGATGCTGGGAAGTTAATAGCCAAGGATAAATAA
- a CDS encoding nascent polypeptide-associated complex protein, which yields MFPGKVNPRMLKKMQKMMKDFGMETEDLNPKKVIFVFEDEEWVFEEPKVQVMDILGVKTYSITGKPKKIKKEKEEEEVKVEITEEDVELVANQCNVSKEMARKALEECNGDIAEAILKLEEEKEGN from the coding sequence ATGTTTCCAGGTAAAGTAAATCCAAGAATGTTGAAGAAAATGCAAAAGATGATGAAAGATTTTGGAATGGAAACTGAAGATTTGAACCCAAAAAAAGTAATATTCGTATTTGAAGATGAGGAGTGGGTATTTGAAGAACCAAAAGTTCAAGTTATGGACATATTAGGAGTTAAAACCTACTCAATAACAGGAAAGCCAAAGAAGATTAAAAAAGAAAAAGAAGAAGAGGAAGTTAAAGTTGAAATAACTGAAGAGGATGTTGAGTTAGTAGCTAATCAGTGTAACGTTTCAAAAGAAATGGCAAGAAAGGCATTAGAGGAATGTAATGGAGATATCGCCGAGGCAATATTAAAATTAGAAGAAGAAAAAGAAGGAAATTAA
- a CDS encoding peptidylprolyl isomerase produces the protein MIKKGDYVKVDYILVVDGKVIDTSIEEVAKENKIYYPEREYEPIGFIVGNGELIEGFEEAVIGMEVGEEKTVTIPPEKGYGLRDERLIQEIPKEMFADADFEPQEGMLILASGIPAKIIKVTDDTVTLDFNHELAGKELTFTIKICDVQPAESE, from the coding sequence TTGATTAAAAAAGGTGACTATGTCAAAGTAGATTACATTTTAGTCGTAGATGGAAAAGTTATTGACACATCAATAGAAGAAGTAGCTAAAGAAAATAAAATATATTACCCTGAAAGAGAATATGAACCTATTGGCTTTATTGTAGGTAATGGCGAATTAATTGAAGGTTTTGAAGAGGCAGTTATAGGCATGGAAGTTGGTGAAGAAAAAACTGTAACAATTCCACCTGAAAAAGGTTATGGACTTAGAGATGAAAGATTAATCCAGGAAATTCCTAAAGAAATGTTTGCTGATGCTGACTTTGAGCCACAGGAAGGGATGCTAATCTTAGCCAGCGGAATCCCTGCAAAGATAATAAAGGTTACAGACGATACAGTAACTTTAGACTTTAACCACGAACTTGCTGGAAAAGAACTAACATTTACAATAAAGATATGCGATGTCCAACCAGCTGAGTCAGAATAA